The Parambassis ranga chromosome 19, fParRan2.1, whole genome shotgun sequence genome contains a region encoding:
- the chst15 gene encoding carbohydrate sulfotransferase 15, producing MTQMDYKYSLLGSTVDDYRKRPLLLQVDDTPMNLFAILEVKREHPRRWSTLSCFRKIRLYSVLFGLAVMFLIMASYILTGDKKGLLLTPSPYHFSSLVSPGPFAFNLSSVKDYAHIKLVVKSITSRVEFRSSRHLPELKSLVKSEPHMFSVIPHKFLPGVKNPCWYEEYTGNITSDPYRTNLYGRYSRRFRTVFQYLRNTFQEHLFHSNKKLYRMRCLPFFYIIGQPKCGTTDLYDRLRLHPDVKFTTFKEPHWWTRKRFGIIRLSEGFHDRYPVEDYLDLFDQAAYQIQGNLTVNTSGSPNHPNIIIGEASASTMWDNNAWVYFYDNNTEGEPPFLIQDFIHALQPDAHFIVMLRDPVERLYSDYLYFGIANKSAEDFHEKVSESLQLFEGCLMEYTMRSCVYNTTVNNAMPVRLQVGLYIVYLMDWLTVFSREQILVLRLEDHASNRKYTMHKVFDFLNLGPLTKEIESEITRSPASNTRRPADKNLGPMLSITKEILRDFYTPFNEKLAKVLRNDSFLWENKL from the exons ATGACGCAGATGGACTACAAATACAGCCTGCTGGGCTCCACCGTGGATGATTACCGCAAGAGGCCATTACTCCTGCAGGTGGATGACACGCCCATGAACCTGTTTGCCATCCTGGAGGTGAAGCGGGAACATCCAAGGCGCTGGAGCACCCTGAGCTGTTTCCGCAAGATTCGTTTGTACAGTGTCCTTTTTGGACTGGCTGTCATGTTTCTCATAATGGCTTCATACATTTTGACAGGAGACAAGAAGggcctcctcctcacaccttcACCCTACCACTTCAGCAGCCTGGTCAGCCCGGGGCCTTTTGCATTCAACCTGTCCTCAGTCAAGGACTATGCACATATCAAACTGGTCGTCAAGTCCATCACATCAAGGGTGGAGTTTCGCAGTAGTCGACATCTTCCGGAGCTTAAATCGCTCGTTAAAAGTGAGCCACAT ATGTTTTCTGTCATCCCTCACAAATTCCTGCCTGGTGTCAAAAACCCCTGCTGGTATGAGGAATATACTGGGAATATCACTTCAGACCCATACAGGACCAACTTGTACGGACGCTACTCGCGGCGCTTCCGAACTGTTTTTCAGTATTTGAGGAACACGTTCCAAGAGCATTTATTTCATAGCAACAAAAAACTCTATCGCATGCGGTGCCTTCCTTTCTTTTACATTATTGGACAACCAAAGTGTGGGACAACAGACCTGTATGATAGATTGAGGCTTCACCCTGATGTCAAGTTCACCACTTTTAAAGAGCCGCACTGGTGGACCCGCAAGAGGTTTG GCATCATTCGTCTCAGTGAGGGCTTCCATGATCGATATCCGGTGGAAGACTACCTGGATTTGTTCGATCAGGCCGCTTACCAAATCCAGGGCAACCTCACGGTAAATACCAGTGGATCCCCAAACCACCCAAACATCATCATAG GAGAAGCCAGTGCATCCACTATGTGGGACAACAATGCCTGGGTATATTTCtatgacaacaacacagagggagagCCCCCCTTCCTCATTCAGGACTTCATCCACGCCCTGCAGCCTGACGCCCACTTTATTGTCATGCTCAGGGACCCGGTGGAAAG GCTCTACTCTGACTACCTTTACTTTGGTATTGCCAATAAATCTGCTGAGGATTTCCACGAGAAGGTGTCAGAATCTCTGCAGTTATTCGAGGGGTGCCTTATGGAGTACACAATGCGCTCCTGTGTCTACAACACTACTGTCAACAATGCAATGCCA GTCCGATTGCAAGTTGGCTTGTATATCGTGTACTTAATGGACTGGCTGACTGTCTTCAGCAGGGAACAGATTCTGGTCCTAAGGTTGGAGGATCATGCCTCTAACAGGAAATATACAATGCACAAAGTCTTTGATTTCCTTAACCTGG ggCCACTTACAAAAGAAATTGAGTCAGAAATTACAAGAAGTCCAGCGTCAAATACCAGGAGGCCAGCTGACAAAAACCTGGGACCTATGCTGTCCATCACTAAAGAAATACTGCGGGACTTCTACACGCCATTCAATGAGAAACTAGCAAAAGTGCTGCGGAATGACTCCTTCCTCTGGGAGAATAAACTTTGA